From the genome of Botrytis cinerea B05.10 chromosome 7, complete sequence:
TTGAGGCAGAAttagattttgagatttcattttaagagaagagaggagaagaggtaAATAGAtgttgggatttgggatgggagatgTAGAACATAGGACGGGATTTGTATATACCTTGTTGAGTTCCTTTCCCAGACGTTTACTTGCTATTCCGGTGGTTGTCATGTTGTGAAGTTATGTAGGTAGGCAGGGTAGGTATCGCGGTCGATGGGatgtatttatgtatgtgtgcgtgtgtgtgtgtgtatgtatgtatgtatgtatgtatgtatgtatacccGTTCTTGTGCGATGTGGAAAGGCTAAATTGAATCGAGATATATTTGGAAGAAACAACAGGGTCCACGGGTAGCTTTGCGAACGCTCCAGGGCGGAAGTTCGAAGCTAGAGATCGAAATGTGAATGAGCGAATGAGTGAATGGATTGTCGAGAATTGTCGATCTTGTTGCTATTGTTACTCTCTGTGAGTAGTCTATGAGTAGTCTATGAGCAGAGGGTACTCGAGTAGAAAACCAGTTGAGAGTTTCGTGGTGGTGGTGTATTATGATGTTCACAGTGGGAACCTGCATATGATAAGGCggactaggtaggtagttggGTAGTTAGGTAGGTGACCAGCTTGGAGGGGCTGATGAGAAATGAACTGGTTGGGCTTGGGCTAGACTTTGGCTTTGGGTTGGAGAGTGCACATTGCTCGTCGCTTATCCATCCATTAGGGAACAGCGAGCTACTCGGTATGTAGACAGATGTACTCGagtagatagagagatgTGAGGAAGTATCCAGAGCTTTTTGGTTATGGGATGAAGCACATGCCTTTCATGGATGAGTAAATGAGTGgctatcaatataaatatgaagCAGTTCATAacatattcattcatacctGTCCCGTCTATCCGTCTACGCTCCCGTCCACCCACTCGTCACCACCTACTCTCCGATCTATCCTTGATTTGCTGTATGTACATGTTCATCTATACGGCGTACTAGCAACAGCTTACCTCGCactgtatatatataccccGTACCGACCTCATATCAACACGCCAGAAACGATGTACCTATCTAGATCCCTCGACCGACGCCTACTCCTGCCTGCCGTTGTGCCAGAGTTTCCATTTCTGGCAATCCAATACGATAGACGTACTTCGTGCGACACTTGCCTCTGTAATAGAGTACCAGCATGTACATCTGGAAAAAGAACTGGGCCCACCCTGAATATATCTGAGCCACACTAATAAAAGACTAATGAACTCGGAATGAACCCTTGGGCTGACCACTGCCACTGGCCACTGCACACTGCCCCGCCGTTCATTATTCTTGTGCTGCGTAATGGATGAGTGGTGGGTGTGTGCTCTGTGGCAGATGGATGTATGGGTGTGTGGGTGTATGGGTGtgtggatgtatggatgtatggcTGTATGGTTGTATGGTTGTATGGCATTTATGAGATGAATGTACGAACTGCGgctgaagaaaagaagaggtaCCCGGgtagaggagagagaggaactttatttatatttcattcatgTTCCCTTTCAGTGtgatcttgatctttgtCTTTACCTCTCCCTTTACCTCTCCCTTTACCTCTCTACCTGTGCCGTTACATAGGTTCCTGACCAAGTATCAACCGCTCATACGATACAAGACATTCAGATTCCGTTCCATTCAATAAATTCCCATTTAAAAACGTTTCAACCCGTCATTTCTTTGAACCCTCTCAGGATCTCTTGCCAGGCTGTTCAACCCCACTAAGACATCTCCGCAATAACATCTGAGCATCTGAACTTCTTACTTGAGAAGAGTTTCTCTCCAACTTTCCCTCCAACTCGTCATATTCTACCTTTGCGCATCTCCCGATTGCATATCgaaaatcattcaagaagCCATTTGAGGAAGGATCAAATAATTGAGGTCGCAATAGCTATCTCAAGAACGCAGGCACGATGAGTTGTGAGTCTGATTCAATCATTTATACTTCCCCAGCGAGCTTGATAAGGAGGGGAGCATATCCAACAACGAATACCTGTATTAGCAGATGAAAATAAGTATTTTCTATGTACCTAAAAACCCTCCTTGATACTATTCCCCTTTTTGAACTCCTCTCGTTTTCTTCGCTCTATCCTCCTATTATCAGTTGTTTAAAATGGCACGCACTTACCATCATCGTTCGGAATCTCCAGTCTCTGGTATGCTCAACAAGCTGCATGGTCAGCCAGAAAGCTACGATAAAAAGTAAGTTTGCGAATATGCATCTGCGAAAACATTTTTGCTAATTGTACCCTAGAGCCAAATACAAGTTTGGTCGAACCCTCGGTGCTGGTACCTATGGAATCGTCAGAGAGGCAGATGGCCCAACAGGAAAGGTCGCAGTGAAGATTATCCTCAAGAAGAATGTCAAGGGAAATGAACAAATGGTCTATGACGAACTTGAAATGTTGCAGAAGATGAAGCATAAGCATATCGTCAAGTTTGTGGATTGGTTCGAGTCGAGAGTAAGAAAGAGTTCGATACCGATGAGAGGGAAACGACTAATGCGTCGCAGGACAAATATTACATTGTTACACAGTTGGCTATTGGTGGAGAGTTGTTTGATCGAATTTGCGAACAAGGAAGATTTACGGAAAAAGATGCTTCGCAAACTATCCGTCAAGTTCTCGAGGCTGTGGATTACCTTCATGACAATAATGTTGTTCACAGAGGTAGCAATTTCAACCCGAGTTCTTATTCATAACTAACGATAATTAGATCTCAAACCTGAGAACTTGCTCTACCTCACTCAAGATCCTCACTCCGACCTCGTACTCGCAGATTTCGGTATCGCCAAAATGCTCGATACAAAAGATGAAGTTCTTACAACAATGGCTGGATCATTTGGTTATGCCGCTCCTGAAGTTATGTTAAAGAAGGGTCATGGAAAACCTGTAGACATGTGGTCCATGGGTGTCATTACCTACACACTCCTCTGCGGTTACTCTCCTTTCCGAAGCGagaatcttcaagatcttatCGACGAGTGCAGCAATGCTAGAGTCATTTTCCATGAGAGGTATTGGAAGGATGTCAGTGAAGATGCAAAGGATTTCATTGGTCATCTTTTACAACCACGTGCAGATGATAGATCTACAAGCAAGGTATGTTTTACAGAAACTAGGATTTGTCAAATTTGGAGTGACTAAAAATTTCATAGGAAGCACTCGCGCATCCATGGTTAAGCGGAGAGAATGCCACCGATCACAATTTGCTTCCAGAAATCAAAGCCTACATGGCCAAAGCCCGTCTTCGTCGTGGTATCGAAATGGTCAAGCTCACCAATCGTATCGAAATGCTCAAAATGCAAGAAGACGACGGCGAAGAATCAGATGTTCCCGGCAATGCTGCAGCCGCCGCTAGCGATGCTATTCCTGGCAGtccagaaagaaaaaatactGGTTCATCTTCAGCTTCAGGATCTACATCTCCTGGAGAAAAGAGGAGTTTGAGTAAAATAGCCAAGGGAGCTATTTTTAGGGAAGTGGTATTGGCGAAGGTTAGAGAGGTCAAGGCAGAAGAGGCGGCAGCTCAAATTGAGAGACAGGCGACTGAGGCGGCCAAGAAGAAGTCCACTCATTAAATCAAGTTCTATTGGCCTCTGCGTTTCTCATGGTGAGCGTTGGATGAGATGGGCGACAAAGTTATGTTGCCCGGGTTGTATGGGGATTCTTTCGAGCTTGGCCTGGGGTAATATCAATACTTTTTGATGAATAACATTGTGAATATCGGGCATCGGGCGAAATGGTATCGATgattctacttcttctttttacgCGAATGGTTTTTAAATTCCTGATATGGGACGATTGGGTTGGTTGAAaggcatggatggatggattatTATAGGGTTAGTTGGATGGACTTGGTCTTGAGTACGAGTACCCAGCTACCTATACCTATTTATGCAGATGGCGAATGAAAGTTCGATTGTGAATTCGATTTTGTGTGAAGGGTGTATGTTTTGATGTGAATGAAGTTATTTGAAGCAATTATGTTCTTATTAATGgttccatcttcctcattcTGGCTGGCgatatcttcaattgcaGTAGACACCGGGGAACCTGCTAGTGCAGTTTTGTAGATGAGTTTTACTTTTTGGGTAGAGATTGGCAATGTGATGATTGTGTATAATCTAAATCTCACAAGAAATCGAGATGATTTGGGAGTGtaaaagaggaaggggagtGGGTGTTGACGTTGAGATGGAAGCTGTGTCTTTTTGTCTTGTTACTGGTTCTCGTCTcatgatatattaatattcaatattagtGCATTGTATCGTTCAGAAATTCCATATCATATACTTGCTTGCCTGTCTGTGATGGATCATTGGTTATATGTCTTTTCTCATATCGCGTTAGTGAACTTGGGTTTGGCGGGCTTGCTCTTGGTGGTGAGACGAGTGgatgtttgtttatttgtttgttatTGGGAATTGGGGTTTAaggtttggggtttgtatttgtatatgTGAATATGTGATTTTTGTGGAGGATGTTCGCTATTGTTTGGTTGTTTCTTTGTGTTGTGTAATATAGTGTAGTATAGTGagattttcttcctttcttcttctttcttataGTTGGAATGATAGGTACTAGATTGGATAGTCTTCGTTCGCCGCGGCGGGGTATGATGTCAGATCTATACCTACATACCCACATACCTCTCCTTTCACCAAGAAAACTACAATTCACTCTTGCTTGGAAGAGTTTTACTGTATAGGTAATGTCatgtttttctcttttcctacCTTGCTGCGATGGAAACGTGAGGATTTCGTCGAACTGTTTTGCTTGAGGGTCcagatgaatggatgtacACCAGTGTGGAGTCGTCGTTTATATCTTCTCTACTCAGACCAGTGGGTCATTTTTGTTCGGTTCGTTTGTAGATTCGAAATACTGAATGCAGTGGTAGATGTTTAATCACTCTTTGGATCTTTCGGAAACTAGGGTTGGGTTGACTCAGATCTTTGTGGGTGTGTGTATATACCACATCTGAAATAATTCTTCTGGGGTAAATCAACGAGAGGGAAACAGTTTGGGTGCTGAAATTTTGTGTTTCGTAGATTCTCTTAGATTCTCTGCTTTTGTATCTGCAAGGAGATTTTATAATTGGTGTGGATAATTTATGAGTGTCTATGCCGATAGGGGAAGATTGGTTACAGTTTTCTGGGAGAAAAaattatctattcgagaGTTGAGGCTGTTGTCGTGTATTTGAGATACTGGAGAATCTAGATATTCGCAATTGCTTATTGTCATATTGAATCATATTTTCTCACTATCGGAGTAAATAAAGCTGGATCTTTCGTGCTGTATTACTCTAACTATTCTTTATGAGATATACAAGGGCATTCACCACATCTACGCGATCAGATGGTATACCGACGTGGTTGATTAGATCAATACTCTATCTTTCCGTGTAATTCACTGATTTGATGTATAGTTGGAACATTGAATAGACACGCGATTCCGGCAGCTTTTATATCCTGTGAGTTTGGagacatgtatgtatggaagCATGATAGTAGTGAATAATCCGATCGAGATAGTATGCGGCTACATATATATTCGAGCAAAAGATTCGCTTCCTTTCATttctagatatatatatcagcAAAGACAGATTGtgtatctatataaaaatcatctgCAGTCGAAATCATGACTCCGCTCCAAGGAATATCAAACGCCCA
Proteins encoded in this window:
- the Bccmk1 gene encoding Bccmk1, with protein sequence MSFSGMLNKLHGQPESYDKKAKYKFGRTLGAGTYGIVREADGPTGKVAVKIILKKNVKGNEQMVYDELEMLQKMKHKHIVKFVDWFESRDKYYIVTQLAIGGELFDRICEQGRFTEKDASQTIRQVLEAVDYLHDNNVVHRDLKPENLLYLTQDPHSDLVLADFGIAKMLDTKDEVLTTMAGSFGYAAPEVMLKKGHGKPVDMWSMGVITYTLLCGYSPFRSENLQDLIDECSNARVIFHERYWKDVSEDAKDFIGHLLQPRADDRSTSKEALAHPWLSGENATDHNLLPEIKAYMAKARLRRGIEMVKLTNRIEMLKMQEDDGEESDVPGNAAAAASDAIPGSPERKNTGSSSASGSTSPGEKRSLSKIAKGAIFREVVLAKVREVKAEEAAAQIERQATEAAKKKSTH
- the Bccmk1 gene encoding Bccmk1 encodes the protein MARTYHHRSESPVSGMLNKLHGQPESYDKKAKYKFGRTLGAGTYGIVREADGPTGKVAVKIILKKNVKGNEQMVYDELEMLQKMKHKHIVKFVDWFESRDKYYIVTQLAIGGELFDRICEQGRFTEKDASQTIRQVLEAVDYLHDNNVVHRDLKPENLLYLTQDPHSDLVLADFGIAKMLDTKDEVLTTMAGSFGYAAPEVMLKKGHGKPVDMWSMGVITYTLLCGYSPFRSENLQDLIDECSNARVIFHERYWKDVSEDAKDFIGHLLQPRADDRSTSKEALAHPWLSGENATDHNLLPEIKAYMAKARLRRGIEMVKLTNRIEMLKMQEDDGEESDVPGNAAAAASDAIPGSPERKNTGSSSASGSTSPGEKRSLSKIAKGAIFREVVLAKVREVKAEEAAAQIERQATEAAKKKSTH